Proteins from one Bombus pascuorum chromosome 15, iyBomPasc1.1, whole genome shotgun sequence genomic window:
- the LOC132914846 gene encoding phosphatidylinositol-binding clathrin assembly protein LAP isoform X13: MAGQTINDRLLAARHSIAGQGLAKAVCKATTEEMIGPKKKHLEYLVRCTNEPNVSIPQLANLLIERSQNTNWTVVFKALITVHHMLCYGNERFTQYLASSNSTFQLSNFLDKSGVQAGARIGYDMSPFIRRYAKYLNEKALSYRTVAFDFCKVKRGKDDRTLRTMNAEKLLKTLPVLQSQLDALLEFDCTANDLTNGVINMAFMLLFRDLIRLFACYNDGIINLLEKYFDMNKKQCREALDLYKKFLIRMDRVGEFLKVAENVGIDKGDIPDLTKAPSSLLDALEQHLASLEGKKGSAANTPTQSASNRTNVKSGVSALSSTSTAFGTAASNNRLDHAGNGHIDEALRQQALAEEEAAMNQYKAKVQSPSSGPSTNPFLSSPTNNANQPIVDLFSSPSTTTTAESQPQKASDDLLQLAGNPFADMFGTPQPATASTAQTQNNMWMTNGNGFAAVPPANNNFVTDNSFSSVFGNQDSKSGFDSLGMMLMPTTVAGDNNISAAGQQQNATSTGKVLTGDLDSSLASLAQNLTINKSAQQQVKGMQWNSPKNAAKTGGPAGGWTPQPMAATTGAGYRPMGQGMTQLPSTAMGFSPHTAPLGMQGVPMGMQGMQGMRPMMSTMPGGPGGMMVSGGAASMMMPSTNPMMGANLQQQPQPQQQQQQSQAVQQPQNNQVQLDPFGAL, encoded by the exons ACTTGGTGCGGTGCACGAACGAACCCAACGTGTCGATACCTCAACTGGCGAATCTGTTGATAGAACGGTCGCAGAACACGAACTGGACGGTCGTTTTTAAAGCTCTGATCACGGTGCACCATATGCTTTGTTACGGCAATGAG AGGTTTACACAGTATCTGGCGTCCAGTAACAGCACGTTTCAACTCAGtaattttctcgataaaaGCGGCGTTCAAG CAGGAGCTCGTATTG GCTATGACATGTCACCATTCATTAGGAGATACGCGAAGTACCTCAATGAGAAGGCTCTTTCTTACAGGACCGTAGCGTTTGACTTTTGCAAGGTGAAAAGAGG GAAGGACGACCGTACTTTGCGCACAATGAACGCTGAGAAACTGTTGAAAACCTTGCCAGTTTTACAGTCACAGTTGGATGCTCTATTGGAGTTCGATTGCACCGCTAATGATCTCACCAACGGTGTCATAAACATGGCTTTCATGCTCCTTTTCCGGGATCTGATTAGATTGTTTGCCTGTTACAATGATGGCATTATTAACTTACTAG aaaagtattttgatatgaataaaaaacaaTGTCGCGAAGCTCTGGACTTGTACAAAAAGTTCCTCATACGAATGGATCGGGTGGGTGAATTTTTAAAGGTTGCCGAG AACGTTGGCATTGATAAAGGAGACATACCTGATCTAACAAAG GCCCCTAGTAGCTTACTGGATGCGTTAGAGCAGCACCTTGCCTCCTTGGAAGGAAAGAAGGGATCTGCAGCAAACACTCCAACACAGTCTGCAAG CAATAGAACGAATGTAAAGTCGGGAGTGTCCGCCCTGTCTTCCACCAGTACTGCGTTTGGAACAGCAGCCAGTAATAATCGCCTCGACCATGCCGGAAATGGACATATCGATGAAGCACTACGGCAGCAAGCCCTCGCGGAAGAGGAGGCTGCTATGAATCAGTACAAG GCGAAAGTGCAATCCCCATCGAGCGGACCTAGTACGAATCCCTTCCTCAGTTCACCGACCAACAACGCTAATCAACCAATAGTAGATCTATTCAGTTCACCATCAACGACAACGACAGCTGAAAGTCAG CCGCAAAAAGCGTCAGACGATCTGCTCCAATTAGCAGGGAATCCTTTCGCGGATATGTTCGGAACGCCACAGCCTGCAACTGCATCGACCGCACAAACGCAGAACAACATGTGGATGACTAACGGTAACG GTTTCGCCGCAGTGCCCCCAGCAAATAATAACTTTGTTACAGATAACAGTTTCTCTTCCGTATTTGGTAATCAAGACTCGAAATCTG GTTTTGACAGTTTGGGCATGATGCTGATGCCTACCACTGTAGCTggagataataatatttcagcaGCAGGACAACAGCAGAATGCAACATCCACTGGCAAAGTCCTGACTGGAGATTTGGATAGCAGCCTTGCTAGTCTTGCTCAAAATCTGACAATCAACAAAAGTGCGCAGCAGCAAGTCAA gGGTATGCAATGGAATTCCCCCAAAAACGCTGCTAAAACTGGTGGCCCAGCTGGAGGATGGACACCACAGCCTATGGCAGCTACGACTGGTGCTGGGTATCGCCCAATG GGACAAGGAATGACGCAACTCCCTTCAACTGCTATGGGCTTCTCTCCCCATACTGCACCATTG GGAATGCAAGGTGTGCCAATGGGCATGCAGGGCATGCAGGGCATGAGGCCAATGATGAGCACAATGCCTGGTGGTCCTGGTGGCATGATGGTCTCAGGAGGAGCTGCATCAATGATGATGCCCAGCACAAATCCCATGATGGGTGCTAATCTTCAGCAGCAACCGCAGCcacagcagcagcaacaacaatcCCAGGCTGTTCAACAGCCGCAAAATAATCAAGTCCAACTTGATCCATTTGGTGCTCTGTGA
- the LOC132914846 gene encoding phosphatidylinositol-binding clathrin assembly protein isoform X7 translates to MAGQTINDRLLAARHSIAGQGLAKAVCKATTEEMIGPKKKHLEYLVRCTNEPNVSIPQLANLLIERSQNTNWTVVFKALITVHHMLCYGNERFTQYLASSNSTFQLSNFLDKSGVQAGARIGYDMSPFIRRYAKYLNEKALSYRTVAFDFCKVKRGKDDRTLRTMNAEKLLKTLPVLQSQLDALLEFDCTANDLTNGVINMAFMLLFRDLIRLFACYNDGIINLLEKYFDMNKKQCREALDLYKKFLIRMDRVGEFLKVAENVGIDKGDIPDLTKAPSSLLDALEQHLASLEGKKGSAANTPTQSASNRTNVKSGVSALSSTSTAFGTAASNNRLDHAGNGHIDEALRQQALAEEEAAMNQYKAKVQSPSSGPSTNPFLSSPTNNANQPIVDLFSSPSTTTTAESQPQKASDDLLQLAGNPFADMFGTPQPATASTAQTQNNMWMTNDNSFSSVFGNQDSKSAGAPGTAGSVPNPFMSDFPSLGSQSTQSNAAAFGLFEQSAANVAANVSGGDGQQQGQIGGDLFSAGGQADLFGGDSAVLRTAEGVAGDAAAEAASSVTLTSGKSTATPPPRPPPPATAMNGTPRPTSPTMSGAAAGKLSTGTSSTTAAAPSKSAFDDLNDSIRMALGGSPSRPAPISQQLPTAAQQAQQPLQQGFGMFDMAANMAATGQPVMPGGPMVGYGIPTQVPAGYGSPAKQPTSGFDSLGMMLMPTTVAGDNNISAAGQQQNATSTGKVLTGDLDSSLASLAQNLTINKSAQQQVKGMQWNSPKNAAKTGGPAGGWTPQPMAATTGAGYRPMGQGMTQLPSTAMGFSPHTAPLGMQGVPMGMQGMQGMRPMMSTMPGGPGGMMVSGGAASMMMPSTNPMMGANLQQQPQPQQQQQQSQAVQQPQNNQVQLDPFGAL, encoded by the exons ACTTGGTGCGGTGCACGAACGAACCCAACGTGTCGATACCTCAACTGGCGAATCTGTTGATAGAACGGTCGCAGAACACGAACTGGACGGTCGTTTTTAAAGCTCTGATCACGGTGCACCATATGCTTTGTTACGGCAATGAG AGGTTTACACAGTATCTGGCGTCCAGTAACAGCACGTTTCAACTCAGtaattttctcgataaaaGCGGCGTTCAAG CAGGAGCTCGTATTG GCTATGACATGTCACCATTCATTAGGAGATACGCGAAGTACCTCAATGAGAAGGCTCTTTCTTACAGGACCGTAGCGTTTGACTTTTGCAAGGTGAAAAGAGG GAAGGACGACCGTACTTTGCGCACAATGAACGCTGAGAAACTGTTGAAAACCTTGCCAGTTTTACAGTCACAGTTGGATGCTCTATTGGAGTTCGATTGCACCGCTAATGATCTCACCAACGGTGTCATAAACATGGCTTTCATGCTCCTTTTCCGGGATCTGATTAGATTGTTTGCCTGTTACAATGATGGCATTATTAACTTACTAG aaaagtattttgatatgaataaaaaacaaTGTCGCGAAGCTCTGGACTTGTACAAAAAGTTCCTCATACGAATGGATCGGGTGGGTGAATTTTTAAAGGTTGCCGAG AACGTTGGCATTGATAAAGGAGACATACCTGATCTAACAAAG GCCCCTAGTAGCTTACTGGATGCGTTAGAGCAGCACCTTGCCTCCTTGGAAGGAAAGAAGGGATCTGCAGCAAACACTCCAACACAGTCTGCAAG CAATAGAACGAATGTAAAGTCGGGAGTGTCCGCCCTGTCTTCCACCAGTACTGCGTTTGGAACAGCAGCCAGTAATAATCGCCTCGACCATGCCGGAAATGGACATATCGATGAAGCACTACGGCAGCAAGCCCTCGCGGAAGAGGAGGCTGCTATGAATCAGTACAAG GCGAAAGTGCAATCCCCATCGAGCGGACCTAGTACGAATCCCTTCCTCAGTTCACCGACCAACAACGCTAATCAACCAATAGTAGATCTATTCAGTTCACCATCAACGACAACGACAGCTGAAAGTCAG CCGCAAAAAGCGTCAGACGATCTGCTCCAATTAGCAGGGAATCCTTTCGCGGATATGTTCGGAACGCCACAGCCTGCAACTGCATCGACCGCACAAACGCAGAACAACATGTGGATGACTAACG ATAACAGTTTCTCTTCCGTATTTGGTAATCAAGACTCGAAATCTG CTGGTGCTCCAGGAACGGCCGGATCCGTACCAAATCCTTTTATGTCCGACTTCCCTTCCCTTGGTTCCCAGTCAACGCAGTCAAACGCAGCCGCTTTCGGTCTCTTCGAGCAGAGTGCCGCAAACGTTGCCGCTAATGTGAGCGGTGGCGATGGCCAGCAACAAGGGCAAATCGGCGGAGACCTGTTCAGTGCTGGCGGCCAGGCAGATCTCTTTGGGGGCGACTCTGCAGTGCTCAGGACCGCGGAGGGTGTCGCTGGGGACGCCGCCGCGGAGGCGGCATCCTCTGTGACTCTGACCTCCGGTAAGTCCACTGCCACGCCGCCTCCCAGACCGCCGCCTCCCGCGACAGCGATGAACGGTACACCTAGACCAACTTCGCCTACAATGTCCGGAGCGGCAGCTGGGAAACTATCCACTGGAACGTCGAGTACCACCGCCGCCGCTCCAAGTAAGAGCGCGTTCGACGATCTGAATGATAGCATTCGTATGGCACTGGGCGGGTCTCCGTCAAGACCGGCACCTATATCTCAACAACTACCAACCGCCGCGCAACAAGCACAGCAACCTCTGCAACAGGGTTTTGGCATGTTCGATATGGCTGCGAATATGGCTGCCACCGGGCAACCGGTCATGCCTGGAGGGCCGATGGTCGGCTACGGTATCCCAACCCAAGTCCCGGCGGGGTACGGGTCTCCGGCTAAGCAGCCGACCTCAG GTTTTGACAGTTTGGGCATGATGCTGATGCCTACCACTGTAGCTggagataataatatttcagcaGCAGGACAACAGCAGAATGCAACATCCACTGGCAAAGTCCTGACTGGAGATTTGGATAGCAGCCTTGCTAGTCTTGCTCAAAATCTGACAATCAACAAAAGTGCGCAGCAGCAAGTCAA gGGTATGCAATGGAATTCCCCCAAAAACGCTGCTAAAACTGGTGGCCCAGCTGGAGGATGGACACCACAGCCTATGGCAGCTACGACTGGTGCTGGGTATCGCCCAATG GGACAAGGAATGACGCAACTCCCTTCAACTGCTATGGGCTTCTCTCCCCATACTGCACCATTG GGAATGCAAGGTGTGCCAATGGGCATGCAGGGCATGCAGGGCATGAGGCCAATGATGAGCACAATGCCTGGTGGTCCTGGTGGCATGATGGTCTCAGGAGGAGCTGCATCAATGATGATGCCCAGCACAAATCCCATGATGGGTGCTAATCTTCAGCAGCAACCGCAGCcacagcagcagcaacaacaatcCCAGGCTGTTCAACAGCCGCAAAATAATCAAGTCCAACTTGATCCATTTGGTGCTCTGTGA
- the LOC132914846 gene encoding phosphatidylinositol-binding clathrin assembly protein LAP isoform X21, producing the protein MAGQTINDRLLAARHSIAGQGLAKAVCKATTEEMIGPKKKHLEYLVRCTNEPNVSIPQLANLLIERSQNTNWTVVFKALITVHHMLCYGNERFTQYLASSNSTFQLSNFLDKSGVQAGARIGYDMSPFIRRYAKYLNEKALSYRTVAFDFCKVKRGKDDRTLRTMNAEKLLKTLPVLQSQLDALLEFDCTANDLTNGVINMAFMLLFRDLIRLFACYNDGIINLLEKYFDMNKKQCREALDLYKKFLIRMDRVGEFLKVAENVGIDKGDIPDLTKAPSSLLDALEQHLASLEGKKGSAANTPTQSASNRTNVKSGVSALSSTSTAFGTAASNNRLDHAGNGHIDEALRQQALAEEEAAMNQYKAKVQSPSSGPSTNPFLSSPTNNANQPIVDLFSSPSTTTTAESQPQKASDDLLQLAGNPFADMFGTPQPATASTAQTQNNMWMTNGNDNSFSSVFGNQDSKSAAGQQQNATSTGKVLTGDLDSSLASLAQNLTINKSAQQQVKGMQWNSPKNAAKTGGPAGGWTPQPMAATTGAGYRPMGQGMTQLPSTAMGFSPHTAPLGMQGVPMGMQGMQGMRPMMSTMPGGPGGMMVSGGAASMMMPSTNPMMGANLQQQPQPQQQQQQSQAVQQPQNNQVQLDPFGAL; encoded by the exons ACTTGGTGCGGTGCACGAACGAACCCAACGTGTCGATACCTCAACTGGCGAATCTGTTGATAGAACGGTCGCAGAACACGAACTGGACGGTCGTTTTTAAAGCTCTGATCACGGTGCACCATATGCTTTGTTACGGCAATGAG AGGTTTACACAGTATCTGGCGTCCAGTAACAGCACGTTTCAACTCAGtaattttctcgataaaaGCGGCGTTCAAG CAGGAGCTCGTATTG GCTATGACATGTCACCATTCATTAGGAGATACGCGAAGTACCTCAATGAGAAGGCTCTTTCTTACAGGACCGTAGCGTTTGACTTTTGCAAGGTGAAAAGAGG GAAGGACGACCGTACTTTGCGCACAATGAACGCTGAGAAACTGTTGAAAACCTTGCCAGTTTTACAGTCACAGTTGGATGCTCTATTGGAGTTCGATTGCACCGCTAATGATCTCACCAACGGTGTCATAAACATGGCTTTCATGCTCCTTTTCCGGGATCTGATTAGATTGTTTGCCTGTTACAATGATGGCATTATTAACTTACTAG aaaagtattttgatatgaataaaaaacaaTGTCGCGAAGCTCTGGACTTGTACAAAAAGTTCCTCATACGAATGGATCGGGTGGGTGAATTTTTAAAGGTTGCCGAG AACGTTGGCATTGATAAAGGAGACATACCTGATCTAACAAAG GCCCCTAGTAGCTTACTGGATGCGTTAGAGCAGCACCTTGCCTCCTTGGAAGGAAAGAAGGGATCTGCAGCAAACACTCCAACACAGTCTGCAAG CAATAGAACGAATGTAAAGTCGGGAGTGTCCGCCCTGTCTTCCACCAGTACTGCGTTTGGAACAGCAGCCAGTAATAATCGCCTCGACCATGCCGGAAATGGACATATCGATGAAGCACTACGGCAGCAAGCCCTCGCGGAAGAGGAGGCTGCTATGAATCAGTACAAG GCGAAAGTGCAATCCCCATCGAGCGGACCTAGTACGAATCCCTTCCTCAGTTCACCGACCAACAACGCTAATCAACCAATAGTAGATCTATTCAGTTCACCATCAACGACAACGACAGCTGAAAGTCAG CCGCAAAAAGCGTCAGACGATCTGCTCCAATTAGCAGGGAATCCTTTCGCGGATATGTTCGGAACGCCACAGCCTGCAACTGCATCGACCGCACAAACGCAGAACAACATGTGGATGACTAACGGTAACG ATAACAGTTTCTCTTCCGTATTTGGTAATCAAGACTCGAAATCTG caGCAGGACAACAGCAGAATGCAACATCCACTGGCAAAGTCCTGACTGGAGATTTGGATAGCAGCCTTGCTAGTCTTGCTCAAAATCTGACAATCAACAAAAGTGCGCAGCAGCAAGTCAA gGGTATGCAATGGAATTCCCCCAAAAACGCTGCTAAAACTGGTGGCCCAGCTGGAGGATGGACACCACAGCCTATGGCAGCTACGACTGGTGCTGGGTATCGCCCAATG GGACAAGGAATGACGCAACTCCCTTCAACTGCTATGGGCTTCTCTCCCCATACTGCACCATTG GGAATGCAAGGTGTGCCAATGGGCATGCAGGGCATGCAGGGCATGAGGCCAATGATGAGCACAATGCCTGGTGGTCCTGGTGGCATGATGGTCTCAGGAGGAGCTGCATCAATGATGATGCCCAGCACAAATCCCATGATGGGTGCTAATCTTCAGCAGCAACCGCAGCcacagcagcagcaacaacaatcCCAGGCTGTTCAACAGCCGCAAAATAATCAAGTCCAACTTGATCCATTTGGTGCTCTGTGA
- the LOC132914846 gene encoding phosphatidylinositol-binding clathrin assembly protein isoform X4, producing MAGQTINDRLLAARHSIAGQGLAKAVCKATTEEMIGPKKKHLEYLVRCTNEPNVSIPQLANLLIERSQNTNWTVVFKALITVHHMLCYGNERFTQYLASSNSTFQLSNFLDKSGVQGYDMSPFIRRYAKYLNEKALSYRTVAFDFCKVKRGKDDRTLRTMNAEKLLKTLPVLQSQLDALLEFDCTANDLTNGVINMAFMLLFRDLIRLFACYNDGIINLLEKYFDMNKKQCREALDLYKKFLIRMDRVGEFLKVAENVGIDKGDIPDLTKAPSSLLDALEQHLASLEGKKGSAANTPTQSASNRTNVKSGVSALSSTSTAFGTAASNNRLDHAGNGHIDEALRQQALAEEEAAMNQYKAKVQSPSSGPSTNPFLSSPTNNANQPIVDLFSSPSTTTTAESQPQKASDDLLQLAGNPFADMFGTPQPATASTAQTQNNMWMTNGNGFAAVPPANNNFVTDNSFSSVFGNQDSKSAGAPGTAGSVPNPFMSDFPSLGSQSTQSNAAAFGLFEQSAANVAANVSGGDGQQQGQIGGDLFSAGGQADLFGGDSAVLRTAEGVAGDAAAEAASSVTLTSGKSTATPPPRPPPPATAMNGTPRPTSPTMSGAAAGKLSTGTSSTTAAAPSKSAFDDLNDSIRMALGGSPSRPAPISQQLPTAAQQAQQPLQQGFGMFDMAANMAATGQPVMPGGPMVGYGIPTQVPAGYGSPAKQPTSGFDSLGMMLMPTTVAGDNNISAAGQQQNATSTGKVLTGDLDSSLASLAQNLTINKSAQQQVKGMQWNSPKNAAKTGGPAGGWTPQPMAATTGAGYRPMGQGMTQLPSTAMGFSPHTAPLGMQGVPMGMQGMQGMRPMMSTMPGGPGGMMVSGGAASMMMPSTNPMMGANLQQQPQPQQQQQQSQAVQQPQNNQVQLDPFGAL from the exons ACTTGGTGCGGTGCACGAACGAACCCAACGTGTCGATACCTCAACTGGCGAATCTGTTGATAGAACGGTCGCAGAACACGAACTGGACGGTCGTTTTTAAAGCTCTGATCACGGTGCACCATATGCTTTGTTACGGCAATGAG AGGTTTACACAGTATCTGGCGTCCAGTAACAGCACGTTTCAACTCAGtaattttctcgataaaaGCGGCGTTCAAG GCTATGACATGTCACCATTCATTAGGAGATACGCGAAGTACCTCAATGAGAAGGCTCTTTCTTACAGGACCGTAGCGTTTGACTTTTGCAAGGTGAAAAGAGG GAAGGACGACCGTACTTTGCGCACAATGAACGCTGAGAAACTGTTGAAAACCTTGCCAGTTTTACAGTCACAGTTGGATGCTCTATTGGAGTTCGATTGCACCGCTAATGATCTCACCAACGGTGTCATAAACATGGCTTTCATGCTCCTTTTCCGGGATCTGATTAGATTGTTTGCCTGTTACAATGATGGCATTATTAACTTACTAG aaaagtattttgatatgaataaaaaacaaTGTCGCGAAGCTCTGGACTTGTACAAAAAGTTCCTCATACGAATGGATCGGGTGGGTGAATTTTTAAAGGTTGCCGAG AACGTTGGCATTGATAAAGGAGACATACCTGATCTAACAAAG GCCCCTAGTAGCTTACTGGATGCGTTAGAGCAGCACCTTGCCTCCTTGGAAGGAAAGAAGGGATCTGCAGCAAACACTCCAACACAGTCTGCAAG CAATAGAACGAATGTAAAGTCGGGAGTGTCCGCCCTGTCTTCCACCAGTACTGCGTTTGGAACAGCAGCCAGTAATAATCGCCTCGACCATGCCGGAAATGGACATATCGATGAAGCACTACGGCAGCAAGCCCTCGCGGAAGAGGAGGCTGCTATGAATCAGTACAAG GCGAAAGTGCAATCCCCATCGAGCGGACCTAGTACGAATCCCTTCCTCAGTTCACCGACCAACAACGCTAATCAACCAATAGTAGATCTATTCAGTTCACCATCAACGACAACGACAGCTGAAAGTCAG CCGCAAAAAGCGTCAGACGATCTGCTCCAATTAGCAGGGAATCCTTTCGCGGATATGTTCGGAACGCCACAGCCTGCAACTGCATCGACCGCACAAACGCAGAACAACATGTGGATGACTAACGGTAACG GTTTCGCCGCAGTGCCCCCAGCAAATAATAACTTTGTTACAGATAACAGTTTCTCTTCCGTATTTGGTAATCAAGACTCGAAATCTG CTGGTGCTCCAGGAACGGCCGGATCCGTACCAAATCCTTTTATGTCCGACTTCCCTTCCCTTGGTTCCCAGTCAACGCAGTCAAACGCAGCCGCTTTCGGTCTCTTCGAGCAGAGTGCCGCAAACGTTGCCGCTAATGTGAGCGGTGGCGATGGCCAGCAACAAGGGCAAATCGGCGGAGACCTGTTCAGTGCTGGCGGCCAGGCAGATCTCTTTGGGGGCGACTCTGCAGTGCTCAGGACCGCGGAGGGTGTCGCTGGGGACGCCGCCGCGGAGGCGGCATCCTCTGTGACTCTGACCTCCGGTAAGTCCACTGCCACGCCGCCTCCCAGACCGCCGCCTCCCGCGACAGCGATGAACGGTACACCTAGACCAACTTCGCCTACAATGTCCGGAGCGGCAGCTGGGAAACTATCCACTGGAACGTCGAGTACCACCGCCGCCGCTCCAAGTAAGAGCGCGTTCGACGATCTGAATGATAGCATTCGTATGGCACTGGGCGGGTCTCCGTCAAGACCGGCACCTATATCTCAACAACTACCAACCGCCGCGCAACAAGCACAGCAACCTCTGCAACAGGGTTTTGGCATGTTCGATATGGCTGCGAATATGGCTGCCACCGGGCAACCGGTCATGCCTGGAGGGCCGATGGTCGGCTACGGTATCCCAACCCAAGTCCCGGCGGGGTACGGGTCTCCGGCTAAGCAGCCGACCTCAG GTTTTGACAGTTTGGGCATGATGCTGATGCCTACCACTGTAGCTggagataataatatttcagcaGCAGGACAACAGCAGAATGCAACATCCACTGGCAAAGTCCTGACTGGAGATTTGGATAGCAGCCTTGCTAGTCTTGCTCAAAATCTGACAATCAACAAAAGTGCGCAGCAGCAAGTCAA gGGTATGCAATGGAATTCCCCCAAAAACGCTGCTAAAACTGGTGGCCCAGCTGGAGGATGGACACCACAGCCTATGGCAGCTACGACTGGTGCTGGGTATCGCCCAATG GGACAAGGAATGACGCAACTCCCTTCAACTGCTATGGGCTTCTCTCCCCATACTGCACCATTG GGAATGCAAGGTGTGCCAATGGGCATGCAGGGCATGCAGGGCATGAGGCCAATGATGAGCACAATGCCTGGTGGTCCTGGTGGCATGATGGTCTCAGGAGGAGCTGCATCAATGATGATGCCCAGCACAAATCCCATGATGGGTGCTAATCTTCAGCAGCAACCGCAGCcacagcagcagcaacaacaatcCCAGGCTGTTCAACAGCCGCAAAATAATCAAGTCCAACTTGATCCATTTGGTGCTCTGTGA